A single window of Intrasporangium calvum DSM 43043 DNA harbors:
- a CDS encoding LacI family DNA-binding transcriptional regulator: protein MDRRPTIYDVAQAAGVAASTVSRAFARPGRVKAETARRIFEAAEALGYRTTALPGLVSRRTRTLALVVTDITNPFYGDIIRGAHEAAHELGYTLLLSHTQEDAQLERDWTERELTAVEGVLLTSSRMSDSAIRMMAKQKPVVVLNRRLPEVPSILVDNARGIRRAVEHLTELGHDAVTYVAGPESSWTDGARWLALREAAHELDIRVRRIGPCNNPTVHAGFGRAREVVTTSSTAVIAYNDAVAIGVVKGLTRLGVPVPEAVSVVGFDNTLLSEIIEPELTTVAAPLQAMGATAVKNLVAMIGGAVPSREPIIMPVRLVVRRSTGQRSRNRVSPALGTRNVSSSASAAARSTESGSR from the coding sequence ATGGATCGCCGACCGACGATCTACGACGTGGCCCAGGCCGCGGGCGTGGCCGCCTCGACCGTCTCGCGCGCCTTCGCGCGCCCGGGGCGGGTCAAGGCCGAGACCGCGCGGCGGATCTTCGAGGCCGCCGAGGCGCTCGGCTACCGCACCACGGCCCTTCCCGGGCTGGTCTCTCGCCGGACCCGGACCCTGGCGCTCGTCGTCACCGACATCACCAACCCGTTCTACGGGGACATCATCCGTGGCGCCCACGAGGCCGCCCACGAGCTGGGCTACACCCTCCTGCTGTCGCACACGCAGGAGGACGCGCAGCTCGAGCGGGATTGGACCGAGCGCGAGCTGACCGCAGTGGAGGGCGTCCTCCTCACGAGCTCGCGGATGTCGGACAGCGCGATCCGCATGATGGCCAAGCAGAAGCCGGTCGTCGTGCTCAACCGCCGGCTGCCGGAGGTGCCGTCCATCCTCGTCGACAACGCTCGGGGGATACGTCGAGCCGTGGAGCACCTCACCGAGCTGGGGCACGACGCGGTGACCTATGTCGCCGGGCCGGAGTCGAGCTGGACCGACGGCGCCCGCTGGCTCGCCCTGCGCGAGGCGGCCCACGAGCTCGACATCCGGGTCCGACGAATCGGTCCGTGCAACAACCCGACGGTGCACGCCGGGTTCGGACGGGCCCGCGAGGTCGTCACCACGTCCTCGACGGCCGTCATTGCCTACAACGATGCGGTCGCGATCGGCGTCGTCAAGGGGCTGACCCGCCTGGGGGTCCCGGTGCCCGAGGCCGTGAGCGTGGTCGGCTTCGACAACACGTTGCTCTCCGAGATCATCGAGCCGGAGCTGACCACCGTGGCCGCCCCGCTGCAGGCGATGGGCGCGACCGCGGTCAAGAACCTCGTGGCGATGATCGGCGGCGCCGTGCCCAGCCGTGAGCCCATCATCATGCCGGTCCGCCTCGTCGTGCGCCGGTCGACGGGTCAGCGGAGCCGGAACAGGGTCTCGCCCGCGTTGGGCACGAGGAACGTCTCGTCGTCGGCCTCAGCCGCGGCGAGGTCGACGGAGTCGGGGTCGAGGTAG
- the larE gene encoding ATP-dependent sacrificial sulfur transferase LarE, with protein MSQTDVMDVHAPLPPALAEPADAVSRHIVARMPLGSVGRLGVAFSGGVDSGLLLALAIRTLGAERVLAVIGVSPSLARDELHGARDVAAAIGAPVVEVATHEGDHPRYRANGPDRCFFCKDELFTRITDEVAGRHGLVAVAYGENADDARRPDRPGARAATNHHVLRPLADAGLGKSDVRALARGLRLPNADKPAAPCLASRIPHFTEVDPARLAQVEAAEQGLRRLGFGDCRVRHHGEVARVELPEADLARAMEPAMRSAVHGVGTAAGFRFVAVDVNGIQSGAFTLPLVPVNHG; from the coding sequence ATGAGTCAGACTGACGTCATGGACGTCCACGCTCCGCTCCCCCCCGCGCTCGCGGAGCCGGCTGATGCCGTGAGCCGGCACATCGTCGCCCGTATGCCGCTGGGCTCGGTCGGGCGCCTCGGCGTGGCCTTCTCCGGGGGCGTGGACTCCGGCCTCCTCCTCGCGCTCGCCATCCGGACGCTCGGGGCCGAGCGCGTGCTCGCGGTCATCGGGGTCTCGCCGAGCCTGGCCCGGGACGAGCTCCACGGTGCCCGCGACGTCGCGGCGGCGATCGGGGCCCCGGTCGTCGAAGTCGCGACCCACGAGGGCGACCACCCCCGGTACCGCGCCAACGGACCGGACCGCTGCTTCTTCTGCAAGGACGAGCTGTTCACCCGGATCACCGACGAGGTGGCGGGGCGGCACGGGCTCGTCGCGGTCGCCTACGGCGAGAACGCCGACGACGCGCGGCGCCCCGACCGGCCCGGGGCCCGGGCGGCGACGAACCATCACGTGCTCCGCCCCCTCGCGGACGCCGGTCTGGGGAAGTCGGACGTGCGGGCGCTGGCGCGGGGCCTGCGGCTGCCGAACGCCGACAAACCGGCGGCCCCGTGCCTCGCCTCACGCATCCCGCACTTCACGGAGGTCGACCCGGCCAGGCTGGCCCAGGTCGAGGCCGCGGAGCAGGGCCTGCGCCGGCTCGGGTTCGGCGACTGCCGGGTTCGTCACCACGGTGAGGTCGCTCGCGTCGAGCTGCCCGAGGCCGACCTCGCTCGCGCCATGGAGCCGGCGATGCGCTCGGCTGTCCACGGTGTCGGGACTGCGGCCGGCTTCCGGTTCGTCGCAGTCGACGTGAACGGCATCCAGTCCGGCGCCTTCACGCTCCCCCTGGTCCCGGTGAACCATGGCTGA
- a CDS encoding LacI family DNA-binding transcriptional regulator, whose protein sequence is MEKAVTIYDVAKAAGVAPSTVSRAFSRPGRLNAATAERILRVGAALGYQRGGAGRDGAGSAAGAADMAGAPGGGPGRPAAHMIALIVPDITNPFYFEIIRGAERAASEAGFTLVLSDTQESRRLERDALERTSSVVAGLLLTSTRMDDSEIVAVSRRTPLVVLNREVDGVPSVVTDNRAGARQAVEHLVDLGHSSVTYVAGPEASWADRQRWTAAQEACLERGVGVRRVGPFAPTVDAGRYAAQAVLGHPGSAVLCYNDQLAIGLIRGLGLLGARVPDDVSIIGFDNTLVADLVTPGITTVAAPLDSLGATGVNGLIGLVTGRRRPDPLVVLPSMLVVRGSTAAAVLWRP, encoded by the coding sequence ATGGAGAAGGCGGTCACGATCTACGACGTGGCGAAAGCCGCAGGGGTCGCGCCGTCGACGGTCTCACGGGCGTTCTCCCGTCCGGGCCGGCTCAACGCCGCCACAGCCGAGCGGATCCTCCGGGTCGGGGCCGCCTTGGGCTACCAGCGCGGCGGCGCCGGTCGCGACGGCGCCGGCAGCGCTGCGGGCGCTGCGGACATGGCGGGCGCTCCGGGCGGTGGTCCCGGCCGACCGGCCGCGCACATGATCGCGCTCATCGTTCCCGACATCACCAACCCGTTCTACTTCGAGATCATCCGGGGCGCCGAGCGCGCTGCGTCCGAGGCTGGGTTCACGCTCGTCCTCTCCGACACACAGGAGTCGCGTCGGCTCGAGCGCGACGCCCTCGAGCGGACGAGCTCCGTCGTCGCCGGACTGCTCCTGACGAGCACGCGGATGGATGACTCCGAGATCGTCGCCGTGTCCCGCCGGACCCCTCTGGTGGTGCTCAACCGGGAGGTCGACGGCGTGCCGAGCGTCGTCACCGACAACCGGGCCGGGGCGCGCCAGGCCGTCGAGCACCTCGTCGACCTCGGGCACTCGTCCGTCACCTACGTCGCCGGGCCCGAGGCGTCCTGGGCCGACCGCCAGCGGTGGACCGCCGCGCAGGAGGCCTGTCTCGAGCGGGGCGTCGGGGTGCGCCGCGTCGGCCCGTTCGCGCCGACCGTGGATGCCGGCCGCTACGCCGCCCAGGCGGTCCTGGGACACCCGGGGTCCGCCGTGCTCTGCTACAACGACCAGCTCGCCATCGGACTGATCCGGGGTCTCGGACTGCTGGGCGCCCGGGTCCCCGATGACGTGAGCATCATCGGCTTCGACAACACCCTGGTCGCTGACCTCGTCACACCGGGCATCACCACGGTCGCGGCGCCGCTCGACTCCCTCGGCGCGACGGGGGTCAACGGGCTCATCGGTCTGGTCACCGGTCGACGCCGGCCGGACCCGCTCGTCGTGCTCCCGTCGATGCTCGTCGTCCGGGGCTCGACGGCAGCTGCTGTCCTCTGGCGCCCCTGA
- a CDS encoding glycoside hydrolase family 3 protein: MKTLPRSRRRRGILGVSAALPLTFALAFSATAAPDAAAADEGNHGRPPVLDARAKELITVKGRTFKDLNDNGRLDTYEDWRRPVADRVADLVRQMTLEEKAGLMLVDTLNASCDVATGERGTVPALAADYIDDQKMHRFVFRNTVTSPDQALCTAETGGFGTRISVTPAEAAKFTNSVQQLSEATRLGIPTLFKSNARNHIDPDARAGINESAGAFSAFPKEAGIAAAALGEEARRTGTAPTAGDMSVVRDFAQVMGQEWASIGLRGMYGYMADLSTEPRWYRTHETFTEDADLGANIMETLVGTLQGPVGADGTALSPDTDVALTLKHFPGGGPQELGLDPHYAFGKTQVYPGDGFGYHLKPFQAAINAGVAAIMPYYGVPMDVTYDGVTYDQTGMAFSSQIVNDLLRGRLGFKGYVNSDTGIINDRAWGLETATVPERVAAAINGGTDTLSGFHDVRTITDLVGAGLVSQERVDLAATRLLEPMFRMGLFENPYVDESVATATVGNEENRAVGLDLQRKSAVLLQNNEGPDGSKVLPLKAGSKVYILGDFKEETVAGHGYEVINGNVPAGTPRPSAAGADYVIISMTAKNKNTAAYRSNDPATGLNPDHLSPIVMPGTAGLDGESPYGESDACVSYGATACTDSGLRFGGSYPWESSILDFSGMETAQSWQVVPSLSTIQQVMAEVGDPSKVVLHVYFRQPFVLDDASGLRDAGAIVAGFGMSDTALMDVLSGDFAPQGRLPFALAGTRAAVEEQKSDLPGYDETADGALYPFGFGMTYEAQD, encoded by the coding sequence ATGAAGACACTCCCACGCTCGCGACGTCGTCGTGGCATCCTCGGCGTCTCCGCGGCGCTTCCCCTCACCTTCGCGCTGGCCTTCAGTGCGACGGCTGCACCTGATGCAGCCGCGGCGGACGAGGGCAACCACGGTCGCCCACCGGTCCTCGACGCCCGGGCCAAGGAGCTGATCACCGTCAAGGGGCGCACCTTCAAGGACCTCAACGACAACGGACGGCTCGACACCTACGAGGACTGGCGTCGGCCGGTGGCCGACCGGGTCGCCGACCTGGTCCGGCAGATGACGCTCGAGGAGAAGGCCGGCCTCATGCTCGTCGACACGCTCAACGCCTCGTGCGACGTCGCGACGGGGGAGCGTGGCACGGTGCCGGCTCTCGCCGCCGACTACATCGACGACCAGAAGATGCACCGGTTCGTCTTCCGCAACACGGTGACGAGCCCGGACCAGGCGCTGTGCACGGCAGAGACGGGGGGCTTCGGCACGCGCATCTCGGTGACTCCTGCCGAGGCGGCGAAGTTCACCAACAGCGTCCAGCAGCTGAGTGAGGCCACCCGTCTCGGCATCCCGACGCTGTTCAAGTCGAACGCCCGCAACCACATCGACCCTGACGCGCGCGCCGGCATCAACGAGTCCGCCGGCGCCTTCTCCGCCTTTCCCAAGGAGGCCGGCATCGCCGCGGCCGCCCTCGGTGAGGAGGCCCGACGGACGGGGACGGCCCCCACCGCCGGCGACATGTCCGTGGTCAGGGACTTCGCGCAGGTGATGGGGCAGGAGTGGGCCTCGATCGGGTTGCGCGGCATGTACGGCTACATGGCCGACCTGTCGACCGAGCCGCGCTGGTACCGCACCCACGAGACCTTCACCGAGGACGCCGACCTCGGTGCGAACATCATGGAGACCCTCGTCGGCACCCTGCAGGGCCCCGTCGGTGCGGACGGCACCGCGCTGAGCCCCGACACCGACGTCGCGCTGACGCTCAAGCACTTCCCCGGCGGCGGCCCCCAGGAGCTCGGGCTGGACCCGCACTACGCCTTCGGCAAGACCCAGGTCTATCCCGGAGACGGCTTCGGCTACCACCTCAAGCCGTTCCAGGCGGCCATCAACGCGGGTGTCGCGGCGATCATGCCCTACTACGGCGTGCCGATGGATGTCACCTACGACGGTGTCACCTATGACCAGACCGGGATGGCCTTCTCGTCGCAGATCGTCAACGACCTGCTCCGCGGCCGGCTCGGCTTCAAGGGCTACGTCAACTCCGACACGGGCATCATCAACGACCGCGCCTGGGGCCTCGAGACCGCGACCGTCCCGGAGCGTGTCGCCGCCGCGATCAACGGCGGCACCGACACGCTGTCCGGCTTCCATGACGTCAGGACGATCACCGACCTCGTCGGCGCGGGCCTCGTCTCGCAGGAGCGGGTCGACCTCGCCGCGACCCGGTTGCTCGAACCGATGTTCCGGATGGGTCTCTTCGAGAACCCCTATGTCGATGAGTCCGTCGCCACGGCCACCGTCGGAAACGAGGAGAACCGGGCCGTCGGGCTCGACCTCCAGCGGAAGTCGGCGGTCCTCCTCCAGAACAACGAGGGGCCCGACGGCAGCAAGGTGCTCCCCCTCAAGGCGGGGTCGAAGGTCTACATCCTCGGTGACTTCAAGGAGGAGACGGTCGCGGGCCACGGCTACGAGGTCATCAACGGCAACGTGCCGGCCGGGACACCCCGTCCGAGCGCCGCTGGTGCCGACTACGTCATCATCTCGATGACGGCCAAGAACAAGAACACGGCCGCCTACCGCAGCAACGACCCGGCGACCGGCCTCAACCCGGACCACCTCAGCCCGATCGTCATGCCCGGGACGGCGGGCCTCGACGGGGAGAGCCCGTACGGGGAGTCGGACGCCTGCGTCTCCTACGGTGCGACTGCGTGCACGGACAGCGGCCTCCGTTTCGGCGGCTCCTACCCGTGGGAGTCGAGCATCCTCGACTTCAGCGGCATGGAGACTGCGCAGTCGTGGCAGGTCGTGCCGTCGCTGAGCACGATCCAGCAGGTGATGGCCGAGGTCGGCGACCCGAGCAAGGTCGTCCTCCACGTCTACTTCCGCCAGCCGTTCGTCCTCGACGACGCGAGCGGCCTCCGGGACGCCGGGGCCATCGTGGCCGGCTTCGGGATGAGCGACACCGCCCTGATGGACGTCCTGTCCGGTGACTTCGCGCCGCAGGGACGGCTGCCGTTCGCGCTGGCCGGGACCCGGGCGGCGGTCGAGGAGCAGAAGAGCGATCTGCCCGGCTACGACGAGACCGCCGACGGGGCGCTCTACCCCTTCGGGTTCGGGATGACCTACGAGGCCCAGGACTGA
- the larB gene encoding nickel pincer cofactor biosynthesis protein LarB: MADAESAGLQGIAELDLTRAARRGYPEAVYCAGKSPDQVAAIARALRDAHAAGATTGSALFTRASADHAEAVLRVLPDAVHDEVGRILAWPPRAPEPTGGLVAVLCAGTSDLPVAREAVVTLTYLGRPTELVVDIGVAGLHRVLARQDLIDSARAIVVVAGMDGALASVVAGLAHAPVVAVPTSVGYGAAFEGLAPLLSMLNACAPGVGVVNIDNGYGGGHLAAQIAAPTS, encoded by the coding sequence ATGGCTGACGCCGAGTCCGCCGGCCTCCAAGGGATCGCCGAGCTCGACCTGACGCGCGCAGCCCGGCGGGGCTATCCCGAGGCGGTCTACTGCGCGGGCAAGTCACCCGACCAGGTGGCGGCCATCGCCCGCGCGCTCCGGGACGCGCACGCCGCGGGCGCGACGACCGGCTCCGCCCTGTTCACCCGTGCGTCGGCCGACCACGCCGAGGCAGTCCTCCGGGTGCTGCCCGACGCGGTCCACGACGAGGTCGGGCGGATTCTCGCCTGGCCGCCGCGGGCGCCCGAGCCGACCGGCGGGCTCGTCGCGGTGCTGTGTGCCGGCACCTCCGACCTCCCGGTGGCACGCGAGGCGGTCGTCACCCTCACCTATCTCGGCCGCCCGACCGAGCTCGTCGTCGACATCGGCGTGGCCGGCCTCCACCGGGTGCTCGCGAGACAGGACCTCATCGACTCCGCGCGGGCCATCGTCGTCGTCGCGGGGATGGACGGCGCGCTCGCTTCGGTCGTCGCCGGCCTGGCCCATGCCCCGGTCGTGGCGGTGCCGACCTCGGTCGGCTACGGGGCGGCCTTCGAGGGGCTGGCTCCGCTGCTGTCGATGCTCAACGCCTGCGCGCCGGGCGTGGGCGTGGTCAACATCGACAACGGTTACGGCGGGGGCCACCTCGCCGCCCAGATCGCCGCCCCGACCTCCTGA
- the larC gene encoding nickel pincer cofactor biosynthesis protein LarC, translating into MPETPPTSLDRPGSVLWIDASAGVAGDMLLGALVDAGASLDRVRAAVEAVIPGAVRIRATETVRAGMRAVKVDVESAIDDQPHRTWAEVERLVRGAELPQRVVDRAHAVFEALARVEAQVHGVPVADVHFHEVGAWDSIADVVGVCAALEDLAVSEVVASVIAVGSGSVHGAHGRIPVPVPAVLGLAVGWVLDAVGDGELATPTGVALVTTLASGQGPLPKMELTAVGAGAGSKDVEGRANVVRAVLGRAGAAAPAESDTESDTESSTVPAELEQTTLTVLEANVDDLDPRVWPSVLASLFDAGAADAWLTPILMKKGRPAHTLSVLGRREDEARLRDLVLTLTSTIGVRRTIVDRWALPRQWVDVDVEGRRVGIKVAHREGRVVQATPELADVEAAATALERPVRVVLDAAVAAAAAAGLTPGATL; encoded by the coding sequence CGACGCGGGCGCCTCCCTCGACCGAGTCCGCGCGGCGGTCGAGGCGGTCATCCCGGGAGCCGTGCGGATCCGCGCAACGGAGACGGTGCGCGCCGGGATGCGGGCGGTCAAGGTCGACGTGGAGTCAGCGATCGACGACCAGCCGCACCGGACGTGGGCCGAGGTGGAGCGCCTCGTCCGGGGGGCCGAGCTGCCCCAGCGGGTCGTCGACCGGGCGCACGCGGTGTTCGAGGCGCTGGCTCGGGTCGAGGCACAGGTGCACGGCGTGCCGGTCGCGGACGTGCACTTCCACGAGGTCGGCGCCTGGGACTCGATCGCCGATGTCGTGGGCGTGTGCGCGGCGCTCGAGGACCTCGCGGTCTCCGAGGTCGTCGCGAGCGTCATCGCCGTCGGCTCCGGCTCGGTCCACGGCGCGCACGGCCGCATCCCCGTGCCGGTCCCAGCGGTGCTGGGGCTGGCGGTCGGCTGGGTGCTCGACGCCGTCGGGGACGGAGAGCTGGCGACACCCACCGGGGTCGCCCTCGTCACCACGCTCGCGTCGGGCCAGGGTCCGCTGCCCAAGATGGAGCTGACCGCCGTCGGCGCCGGTGCGGGCAGCAAGGACGTCGAGGGTCGCGCGAATGTCGTCCGGGCCGTGCTCGGTCGCGCCGGAGCGGCCGCCCCGGCTGAGTCCGACACCGAGTCCGACACCGAGTCCTCCACTGTCCCAGCCGAGCTGGAACAGACGACGCTCACCGTGCTCGAGGCCAACGTCGACGACCTCGATCCCCGGGTCTGGCCCTCGGTGCTCGCGTCTCTCTTCGATGCGGGGGCCGCCGACGCCTGGCTGACGCCGATCCTGATGAAGAAGGGGCGTCCAGCGCACACGCTGTCGGTCCTCGGCCGCCGGGAGGACGAGGCACGGCTTCGGGACCTCGTGCTCACCCTGACGAGCACCATCGGGGTACGTCGCACCATCGTGGACCGCTGGGCGCTGCCCCGCCAGTGGGTCGACGTCGATGTCGAGGGACGTCGGGTCGGCATCAAGGTCGCGCACCGCGAGGGCCGGGTCGTGCAGGCGACGCCCGAGCTCGCGGATGTCGAGGCGGCGGCGACGGCTCTGGAGCGGCCGGTCCGCGTCGTCCTCGACGCCGCGGTGGCCGCTGCCGCGGCGGCCGGCCTCACCCCGGGGGCCACGCTCTGA
- the gndA gene encoding NADP-dependent phosphogluconate dehydrogenase → MSTPAQANIGVIGLAVMGSNLARNLARHGHTVAVFNRTHARTLAHLESHRAEGAFVGAETLEEFVAALVRPRRVVIMVQAGPGTDAVIDQLAPLLEEGDIIVDGGNAHFEDTRRREARLREVGLHFVGTGISGGEVGALEGPSIMPGGSPESYAALGPILESIAAQVDGEPCCAHLGPDGAGHFVKMVHNGIEYADMQFIAEAYDVLTAAGLTAPEAADVFREWNTGELDSFLIEITAEVLDQVDAATGRPLVELIVDAAEQKGTGLWTVQTALELGVPVSTIAESVFARSASGDRAVREAARGVLRGPDRELPAVERRQLVDDVRDALWSSKVVAYAQGLEQIRKASDEYHWGVDIATVARLWRGGCIIRARLLKQISDEYAVGRLATLLVAPSIRSGLAERQGAWRRVVAAATTAGVPVPGFSSALAYYDTVRAERLPAALVQGLRDNFGAHTYGRVDRAGAFHTLWSSDRTEVQL, encoded by the coding sequence GTGAGCACCCCTGCGCAAGCGAACATCGGCGTCATCGGCCTCGCCGTGATGGGCAGCAACCTGGCCCGGAACCTGGCCCGCCACGGGCACACCGTCGCCGTCTTCAACCGGACCCACGCACGGACCCTCGCGCACCTCGAGTCGCACCGGGCGGAGGGCGCGTTCGTCGGGGCGGAGACGCTCGAGGAGTTCGTCGCAGCGCTCGTCCGGCCACGCAGGGTCGTCATCATGGTCCAGGCCGGACCCGGGACGGACGCGGTGATCGACCAGCTCGCACCGCTCCTCGAGGAGGGCGACATCATCGTCGACGGGGGCAACGCCCACTTCGAGGACACCCGGCGACGCGAGGCGCGGCTGCGCGAGGTGGGGCTCCACTTCGTCGGCACCGGAATCTCGGGCGGGGAGGTCGGCGCGCTCGAGGGCCCCTCGATCATGCCGGGCGGCTCGCCGGAGTCCTACGCCGCGCTCGGCCCCATCCTCGAGTCGATCGCGGCCCAGGTCGACGGCGAGCCGTGCTGCGCGCACCTCGGCCCGGACGGCGCCGGCCACTTCGTCAAGATGGTCCACAACGGCATCGAGTACGCCGACATGCAGTTCATCGCCGAGGCCTACGACGTGCTGACGGCGGCGGGGCTGACCGCCCCGGAGGCCGCGGACGTCTTCCGCGAGTGGAACACCGGCGAGCTCGACTCCTTCCTCATCGAGATCACCGCCGAGGTCCTCGACCAGGTCGACGCGGCGACGGGCCGGCCCCTCGTCGAGCTCATCGTCGACGCAGCCGAGCAGAAGGGCACCGGCCTCTGGACCGTCCAGACCGCACTCGAGCTCGGGGTTCCCGTCTCGACGATCGCCGAGTCGGTCTTCGCCCGGTCCGCGTCCGGTGACCGGGCGGTCCGGGAGGCGGCACGGGGAGTGCTCCGCGGGCCCGACCGGGAGCTGCCGGCCGTCGAGCGCCGCCAGCTCGTCGACGACGTGCGGGACGCGCTGTGGTCGTCCAAGGTCGTCGCCTACGCCCAGGGGCTGGAGCAGATCCGCAAGGCGAGCGACGAGTACCACTGGGGCGTCGACATCGCGACGGTCGCGCGGCTGTGGCGCGGCGGCTGCATCATCCGGGCCCGCCTGCTCAAGCAGATCAGCGACGAGTACGCCGTCGGTCGGCTCGCCACGCTCCTCGTCGCGCCGAGCATCCGGTCCGGACTGGCCGAGCGCCAGGGTGCCTGGCGACGCGTCGTCGCGGCCGCCACCACCGCGGGCGTGCCCGTTCCCGGGTTCTCGAGCGCGCTCGCCTACTACGACACCGTCCGAGCCGAGCGTCTGCCCGCCGCGCTCGTCCAGGGGCTGCGCGACAACTTCGGGGCGCACACCTACGGACGGGTCGACCGCGCCGGCGCCTTCCACACGCTGTGGTCCTCCGACCGCACCGAGGTCCAGCTCTGA